The genomic stretch GAGTGGTCGCCGACCCCTGGCGAGGCGAGGTGTTCGAAGCCCGACGCGGCCGCGGGGCCACCGTCCGCGACCGCGCACTGCGACTCGACGACGTCCCCCGGGCGCTCGCCGGAGCCGTCGTGGGGACCGAGCTCGACGGACACCGGCCGTGGCCCGGGTTCGGCACGTTCCTCGACGCCCTGGCCGATCGCTCGTGCACGCTGCGGGTCCAGGGGTCCGGCACGCTCACCATCGCGCAGGTCGCCGCCGGTCGGGGGATCGGCGGATGCGTCTCCGCCTTCAACCCGATCGACCACGGTGCCGCGGTGCTGCTCGTGCACGAGGCCGGCGGGGTCGTGCTGACCCTCGACGGGCCGGTGCAGGACTTCCCGCCGGTCGGCGCACCGTTCCTGGTCGCGCACCCGGGGGCGGCGGACGAGCTGTTCCAGGTGTGGACCGCGGCGGTCACCGGGGGCGGGCCGGCGTCCTGACGGGGGACGGGCCTCCTAGCCGGGAGGCCCACGGCGGCTTCTGAGCGCACGCACAGTCAGTCTCGGCCACCGGTGCCTACCGTGGGCGGCAGCGGGCACGGTGCCCGCGACGAAGGAGCACACCATGGGATTCCTCGACCGTCTGCTCGGCCGCGAGGAGCGTCCGGAGCAGCCCCGCAACGGGACCGGTGGGGCACCGCAGCCGGGGTACCAGTACGGGCAGCAGTCGTACCAGCAGGCGACGGCGGCACCGGCCGCGCCGTACGGTGCTCCCGCGCAGCCCGGCCAGCAGGCCGGGGCCGAGGACCAGCGCGCCGTCGAGCGGTACCGCTACCTGCTCCGGACCGCGCCGCCCGAGCGGATCGAGGAGGTGCACGCCGAGGCGTTCGCCACCCTGACGCCCGAGCAGCGTCGGATGGTCTACGACGAGTTCACCCGCTCCGCCCCGGCCGGCGAAGCCCCGCGTGGCGACGACCCGCGGTCGCTCGCCCAGAGCGCGACCCGGTCCGAGCTCCGGCAGCCCGGGTACATGGAGCGCTCGCTCGGTGGTCTCGGTGGCGGTGGCGGTGGCTTCGGCGGTCGGCAGGGGCCCGGGTTCGGGAGCATGCTCGGTGCCTCGCTGCTCGGCACCGTCGGCGGCTACGTGATCGGCTCCGCCCTGATGAGCGCCTTCCTGCCGGACCCCGGGTCGTTCGACGGTGGAACCGATGCGAGTGGTGCGGATGACGGTGGATCGGGGGACACTGGGAACGGATCCGGCGACGGCGGCGTGGCCGACGGTGGCGGGTACGACAACGCCTCGTGGGGCGACGGTGGTTCCGACTTCGGCGGCATGTCCGACGGCGGGTTCGACCAGGGCTCCAGCGACTTCGGCGGTGGCTTCGACGTCTGAGTGACGTCCGTCGCTCCCGCCGACCCCGGTCGATCGGTGCACGTGTCCGGTCGACCCCCCGAGGGACGCAGCCGGTCACGAAGGAGCGACATGGCCATCATCGAGGCCTCCGGCCTCACCAAGACGTACCGTTCGAAGTCGGGGCCCGTGCACGCACTGGCGGGTCTCGACCTCGTGGTGCCCGAGGGCACCGTCACCGCGCTGCTCGGCCCGAACGGCGCCGGCAAGACCACGACCGTGAAGGTCCTCACCACCCTCGTCGAACCGGACGCCGGGTCCGCGACGGTCGCCGGCATGGACGTCGTCCGCGACCCGCAGGGCACCCGACGAGCGATCGGCGTCTCCGGGCAGTACGCCGCCGTCGACGAGAACCTCACCGGGTTCGAGAACCTCGAGATGATCGGGCGGCTGTACCACCTGGGTCGACGGGCCGCCCGCGACCGGGCGCGCGAACTCATCGACGTGTTCGGGCTCTCCGAGGCCGGCGACCGCCCCGTCAAGGGGTTCTCCGGCGGCATGCGACGACGCATCGACCTCGCCGGAGCGCTCGTGATGAACCCGCGCGTGCTGTTCCTCGACGAACCGACGACCGGCCTCGACCCACGGAGCCGCCTGGCGCTCTGGGGCATCATCGAGGACCTCGTCGCCCGCGGGGCCACGGTGCTCCTCACCACGCAGTACCTCGAGGAGGCCGACCAGCTCGCCGACGACATCGCCGTCATCGACGACGGACGGGTCATCGCCGAGGGCACATCCGACGAGCTCAAGGCGCAGGTCGGCGGCCACCGGGTCGTCGTCACCCTGGTCGACGCGGCCGACGGGGACACCGCCACCACCGTCCTCCGGCGTCACGGCACCGGGGACGTCGAGACGAGCGGCGACGGACGCACCCGGGCGGTCGCCGTCGACGCCGGACCCGCGGCACTGCAGCGGGTCCTCGCCGACCTCGGCACCGCGGGCGTCGCACTCCACGACGCCGGGATGCGGCGGCCGACCCTCGACGACGTGTTCCTCCGCCTCACCGGGCACGCCGCGACGGACGACGCCGGCGGGGACGGTGGGGACGGCGGCGGGGACGGCCGCCGGGGTGGAGGCGGGGACGGGACGGGCGCGGGCGGACCGTCGGGCGCGGGGGGCCTCCCCGGCAGGAGCTGGTCCGATGACCGTCACCAGCACGACGACCGGCACCGACGGCGCACTCGGCCGGCAGCTGCCCGTCGTCGTCACCGCACCGCTCGCGGTCTGGTTCGAGGACGGCTGGACCGTCACGAAGCGGAACCTCGTCAAGATCAAGCGGTCGCCGGACCTGCTCGTCTTCGCCGTCCTGCAGCCGATCATGTTCGTCCTGCTGTTCAGCCAGGTCTACGGCGGCGCGATCAGCGTGCAGGGCACCGACTACACGCAGTTCCTGATGGCGGGGATCTTCGCGCAGACCGTCGTCTTCGGGGCCACGTTCTCCGGGTCGGCGATGGCGCAGGACCTCAAGGAGGGGCTCATCGACCGGTTCCGGACCCTGCCGATGTCGGCGTCGGCGGTCCTGGTCGGGCGGACGAACTCCGACCTCGTGCTCAACGGCATCTCGATGGTGATCATGATGGCCACCGGTCTCGCCGTCGGTTGGCGTGTGAACTCGTCACCGGTCGAGTTCGTCGGCGGGATCGCGCTGCTCCTGCTGTTCAGCTACGCGTTCAGCTGGGTGATGGCGCTGCTCGGCATGAGCGTCAAGACACCCGAGGTGATCAACAACGCCTCGTTCATGATCCTGTTCCCGCTGACGTTCATCTCGAACGCCTTCGTGCCCAGCGAGACCATGCCCCTCGTGCTCCGGGTGTTCGCGGAGTGGAACCCGGTGTCCTCGCTCGTGCAGGCCGCGCGGGAGTTGTTCGGCAACGCCGGGTCGGCGCCGGTGCCGGACATCTGGACCATGCAGCACCCGATCACCACCGTGCTGATCGGGATCGCGGTGATGCTCGCGGTGTTCGTGCCCTGGGCGGTCAACAAGTACACGCGGATCAGCAGCAAGTAGGAGCTGGCTGCTGGCTGCGGGTGCTGGTGCTGGTGGTGGTGCTGCTGCTGGTGCTTGTGATGTTGGGCCGGGCGGCCGGGCGGCTAGCGGTGCAGGATCGCGTCGCGCACCTTGCGGCGCAGGACCTTGCCGATCATCGACCGGGGCAGGTCCTCGACCACCACCACCCGACGCGGCACCTTGTACGCGGCCAGGTGGTCGCGGGACCACGCCCGGAGCGCCTCCGCGTCGAACGTCGCCGGGTCTGTCGGGATCACGGCGGCGACGACCTGCTCGTTGCCGCTCTGCACGATGCCGACGACCGCGACCTCCTTGACGCTCGGGTGCTTGAGGAGCGTGTCCTCCACCTCGGACGGCGCCACGTTGAAGCCACCCGTGATGATGAGCTCCTTGAGCCGGTCGACGATCCGCACGAAGCCGTCCGCGTCGATCGCCACGATGTCGCCGGTGCGGAACCAGCCGTCCGAGGTGAAGACCTCGTCGGTGGCCTCGGCCTTGCCCCAGTACCCGCCGAAGACCTGCGGGCCGCGGACCTGCAGCTCGCCGGACTCGTCCGTGCCCAGCACCCGCGACTCGTCGTCCGGGTCCACCACACGGCACTCGGTCGACGGCAGCGGCAGGCCGATCGCACCCAGACGTCGGGCGTCCGACACCGGGTTCGCCATCAGCACGGGGGAGCACTCGGACAGGCCGTAGCCCTCCACCAGGAAGCCGCCGGTGCGCGCCTCCCACGGCTCGATGACGTCCTGCGACAGCGGCATCGCGCCCGAGATGCCGATGTCGATGCCCGCCAGCGAGACCTTCGTCGAGTCGGCGGCGTGCTGCAGCCGGGCGTAGATGGGCGGCACCGCCGGCAGGAACGTCGGCGGACGCTTCTTGATCGCCTTGAGGACCAACGCGGGGTCGAACGCCGGGAACAGGACGAGCCTCCCGGCGATGCTCATCGCGAAGGTGAGGCACAGCGTCAACCCGTACGCGTGGAACATCGGCAGCACCGCGTGCACGACGCTGCCGTCACCCGCGCTGATCTGCGGTATCCAGGCACGCGCCTGCGCGGCGTTCGCCAGCAGGTTCCGGTGCGTCAGGACGGCGCCCTTCGGGGTGCCGGTCGTGCCGGAGGTGTACTGGATGAGCGCGACGTCGTCCGTCTCCGGGCGCGGGTGCCGCTTCGACAGCTTCCGGGTCGACACCAGGTCGTCCCAGCGGGTCGTGCCGGACACCGAGGTCGTCAGCTTCGCCCGCGACTCGCGGGCCTTCGCCACCGGCAGCGACAGCGCCAGACGGGTGGTCCGGGGCATCGCGCGCGTGAGGTCCACCGACACGATCGCGCGGAGGGCGACGTCCGCCGGGAAGTCCTGCAGTGTCGCGACCGACTTGTCCCACGCGATCGCGACCGTCGCACCGTGGTCCTCGAACTGGTGGCGCAGCTCACGCGGCGTGTAGAGCGGGTTGTGCTCGACGACGATGCCGCCGAGGCGGAGGACCGCGTAGAACGCCACCACGTGCTGCGGGCAGTTCGGCAGGACCAGCGCCACCCGGTCGCCCTTCGTCACGCCGAGCTTCCGCAGGCCGTTGGCTGCGCGGGCGATCTGGTCCTCGAGCTCGGCGTACGTGGTCTCGCGCGTGAAGAACTCGAGCGCCACCGCCTTCGGGAAGCGCCGGGCGGACTGCTCGACCAGGTCCGGGAGGGACCCCGTCATCGGTTCGATGTCGTGCGGCACCCCTGGCGCGTAGGAGGCAAGCCAGGGACGAGGCGTGTCGGTGCTCACGTGGTCCAACCTAGCGGGCGGATCCGAGGGGTTGTCAGGGGGGGGGGGGGGGACTGGGTGCTGGTGCTGGTGCTGGGTGCCGGTGCGCGGGTGGTGCGTGCGTCGGGCGCGGTTTCCGGAGTGCGGCCGGGCGCGCTGTCAGGGGACCGACGGAGCATGAGGCCATGTCGTTCGTCACCGATGCGTTCCGCACCCGTCTCCAGGCCACCTTCACCGGGAGCACCCAGGGCAGCCCGGAGTGGGTGGACGCGCTCGAGCAGGGCACCGACGCCGGCTTCTTCGGCCCCGGCTCCGCCACCTGGTCCGTGCACGGCGGCAACCAGACCATCGTCGCCGGTGTCCGCGCCCTCCTCGTCCAGGCCCTGCACCCCGGGGCGCTCGCCGGGGTCGCCGACCACTCGCGGTACAAGGAGGACCCGTTCGGACGCCTCGCGGGCACCATCCGCTGGATCTACACCGTCACCCACGGCGACACCGCGACCGCGACCTCCGGCAGCGAGTGGGTGCTGCGGCTCCACGAACGTGTGCGCGGTCAGTACGTGGACGGCCACGGCACCGGACGGCCCTACACCGCCAACGACCCCGACCTGGCGCGCTGGGTGCACCTCGCGTTCACAGACGCGTTCCTCCGCACCGCCCAGCGTTGGGGGGAGCCGATCCCCGGTGGCGCCGACGCCTACGTC from Curtobacterium sp. MCLR17_032 encodes the following:
- a CDS encoding long-chain-fatty-acid--CoA ligase, which produces MSTDTPRPWLASYAPGVPHDIEPMTGSLPDLVEQSARRFPKAVALEFFTRETTYAELEDQIARAANGLRKLGVTKGDRVALVLPNCPQHVVAFYAVLRLGGIVVEHNPLYTPRELRHQFEDHGATVAIAWDKSVATLQDFPADVALRAIVSVDLTRAMPRTTRLALSLPVAKARESRAKLTTSVSGTTRWDDLVSTRKLSKRHPRPETDDVALIQYTSGTTGTPKGAVLTHRNLLANAAQARAWIPQISAGDGSVVHAVLPMFHAYGLTLCLTFAMSIAGRLVLFPAFDPALVLKAIKKRPPTFLPAVPPIYARLQHAADSTKVSLAGIDIGISGAMPLSQDVIEPWEARTGGFLVEGYGLSECSPVLMANPVSDARRLGAIGLPLPSTECRVVDPDDESRVLGTDESGELQVRGPQVFGGYWGKAEATDEVFTSDGWFRTGDIVAIDADGFVRIVDRLKELIITGGFNVAPSEVEDTLLKHPSVKEVAVVGIVQSGNEQVVAAVIPTDPATFDAEALRAWSRDHLAAYKVPRRVVVVEDLPRSMIGKVLRRKVRDAILHR
- a CDS encoding oxygenase MpaB family protein; this translates as MSFVTDAFRTRLQATFTGSTQGSPEWVDALEQGTDAGFFGPGSATWSVHGGNQTIVAGVRALLVQALHPGALAGVADHSRYKEDPFGRLAGTIRWIYTVTHGDTATATSGSEWVLRLHERVRGQYVDGHGTGRPYTANDPDLARWVHLAFTDAFLRTAQRWGEPIPGGADAYVREWAIAGRLMHVHDAPETEAELRAQMDGYLDRGELAVTPRTREVLRFIKNPPLAAMLRPGYRALYQGAVSTLDSRHRALLGIRAPMLGPIELPVDRATGLVLDGITGVLGSQSGSERAALRRIERLEREAAEARAAGAVGADDGAGAAERGLGAV
- a CDS encoding ABC transporter permease, which gives rise to MTVTSTTTGTDGALGRQLPVVVTAPLAVWFEDGWTVTKRNLVKIKRSPDLLVFAVLQPIMFVLLFSQVYGGAISVQGTDYTQFLMAGIFAQTVVFGATFSGSAMAQDLKEGLIDRFRTLPMSASAVLVGRTNSDLVLNGISMVIMMATGLAVGWRVNSSPVEFVGGIALLLLFSYAFSWVMALLGMSVKTPEVINNASFMILFPLTFISNAFVPSETMPLVLRVFAEWNPVSSLVQAARELFGNAGSAPVPDIWTMQHPITTVLIGIAVMLAVFVPWAVNKYTRISSK